Proteins from one Nakamurella multipartita DSM 44233 genomic window:
- a CDS encoding IS30 family transposase: MNNVQACRAVGISRKTGTRWRLGRTEHKNGHRRTYAPVGTSAIPPISSRYLSEPERVRIADLRRLGWTIRAIADDLGRAPSTVSRELNRNSDRADGPGYLPHHAHRRAAARRARPKPTKLALDAELREFVAARLAKKWSPEQIAHALRTEFPDQPWRHLAIETLYRAVYRPGHSGLQKNSTEALRTGRPRRRPQHHPHRRKARICEPSNMIDQRPAEVDDRAVPGHWEGDLIIGRNGGSAIATLVERTTRFLLLVHLPGSRTAATLRKAIVPALQAIPAHLRRSITWDQGGEMALHGEITTVTGTPVYFCHPHSPWERGSNENMNGVLRQYFPKSTDLAIHTPERLTEVANEINERPRKTLSWATPAEILATLSSTTN, encoded by the coding sequence ATGAACAATGTCCAAGCCTGCCGAGCCGTCGGCATCAGCCGCAAGACCGGAACACGGTGGCGACTCGGCCGCACCGAACACAAGAATGGTCACCGCCGAACATATGCCCCTGTCGGCACGTCCGCAATTCCGCCGATTTCGTCTCGGTACCTTTCCGAGCCGGAACGGGTTCGAATCGCCGACCTTCGCCGGCTCGGGTGGACCATTCGAGCCATCGCGGACGACCTGGGGCGCGCACCGTCGACGGTCAGCCGCGAGCTGAACCGCAACAGCGACCGCGCCGACGGGCCGGGGTATCTGCCGCACCACGCACACCGCCGGGCCGCAGCACGGAGGGCACGTCCCAAGCCGACCAAGCTCGCTCTCGATGCCGAGCTGCGCGAGTTCGTCGCCGCCCGGCTGGCGAAGAAGTGGAGCCCGGAGCAGATCGCGCACGCGCTGCGTACCGAGTTCCCGGACCAGCCCTGGCGGCACCTGGCCATCGAGACCCTCTACCGCGCCGTCTACCGACCGGGACATAGTGGCCTGCAGAAGAACTCGACGGAAGCGCTGCGCACCGGCCGTCCCCGTCGGCGTCCACAGCACCACCCCCACCGGCGAAAGGCCCGGATCTGCGAGCCGAGCAACATGATCGACCAGCGACCGGCCGAGGTCGACGACCGTGCCGTGCCCGGCCACTGGGAAGGCGACCTCATCATCGGAAGGAACGGCGGCTCCGCCATCGCCACCCTCGTCGAGCGGACCACTCGGTTTCTCCTCTTGGTGCATCTGCCCGGGTCGCGTACCGCCGCGACGCTGCGAAAGGCGATCGTCCCGGCTCTCCAAGCCATCCCTGCGCACCTGCGCCGGTCGATCACCTGGGATCAGGGCGGGGAAATGGCTCTGCACGGAGAAATCACAACGGTCACCGGTACCCCAGTGTATTTCTGCCACCCGCACTCGCCCTGGGAGCGTGGGTCCAACGAGAACATGAACGGCGTCCTTCGTCAATACTTCCCCAAAAGTACCGACCTTGCCATCCACACTCCCGAGCGCCTCACCGAGGTCGCCAACGAAATCAACGAGCGACCGCGTAAGACACTGAGTTGGGCAACGCCTGCGGAAATCCTTGCTACACTGTCATCGACCACAAATTGA
- a CDS encoding HAD family hydrolase — protein sequence MRNRKAFDDQAQAAEIAGAASAEAAYNAVHEEEETHLPPGTDLTAAAFFDVDNTMMQGASIFHFARGLVARNFFTTGDLLRFAWLQIKFRLLGEDAQDTSRAREGALAFVAGRQVAEIVDLGEEIYDELMADRIYPRTRELAQRHLDAGQRVWLVTATPVELAQIIGRRLGLTGALGTVAETEDGQYTGRLFGELLHGQAKAAAIRSLAAREGLDLRRCTAYSDSVNDVPMLSVVGTAVAINPDSALRDVARERGWQIRDFRTGRKAAKFWVPPTALVVLAGIAAVIWRSIWRRAKP from the coding sequence GTGAGGAACCGCAAGGCGTTCGACGACCAGGCACAGGCCGCCGAGATCGCCGGGGCCGCCTCCGCCGAGGCCGCGTACAACGCGGTGCACGAGGAAGAGGAAACCCACCTTCCGCCCGGAACCGATCTGACCGCGGCCGCCTTCTTCGACGTCGACAACACGATGATGCAGGGCGCGTCGATCTTCCATTTCGCCCGCGGCCTGGTCGCGCGCAACTTCTTCACCACCGGTGACCTGCTGCGCTTCGCCTGGCTGCAGATCAAGTTCCGGCTGCTCGGCGAGGACGCGCAGGACACCTCCCGGGCCCGGGAAGGGGCACTGGCCTTCGTCGCCGGGCGGCAGGTCGCCGAGATCGTGGACCTGGGCGAGGAGATCTACGACGAGCTGATGGCCGACCGGATCTACCCGCGCACCCGGGAGCTGGCCCAGCGGCACCTGGACGCCGGGCAGCGGGTCTGGCTGGTCACCGCCACCCCGGTCGAGCTGGCCCAGATCATCGGCCGGCGGCTGGGGCTGACCGGGGCCCTGGGCACGGTCGCCGAGACCGAGGACGGCCAGTACACCGGGCGGCTGTTCGGGGAGCTGCTGCACGGCCAGGCCAAGGCCGCGGCGATCCGCTCGCTGGCCGCGCGCGAGGGTCTGGACCTGCGGCGATGCACCGCCTACTCGGATTCGGTGAACGACGTGCCGATGCTCTCGGTGGTCGGCACCGCGGTCGCGATCAACCCGGACAGCGCGCTGCGCGACGTCGCCCGGGAACGGGGCTGGCAGATCCGGGACTTCCGCACCGGCCGCAAGGCGGCCAAGTTCTGGGTGCCGCCGACGGCGCTGGTGGTGCTGGCCGGCATCGCGGCCGTCATCTGGCGCTCGATCTGGCGGCGGGCCAAGCCCTGA
- a CDS encoding transposase — MDQSSSSLLLDIDGLVVDRVVRNDAGRRVVHCSTDPQLAGWCPECGEQSKSPKAWVTTRPRDVRLGEDKPILLWRKRKWRCQVDSCERKVFTECLPEQIPARARITTRARRLAAEAIGDHTRPVSGVAAEFGMDWRIAHDAFVAHSAAVLPDAPPPVTVLGVDETRRGKAHYETDPTTGEKTWVDRFDTGLVDLSGNGGLFAQVNGRTSKVLIEWLQAQDPDWLATITHISMDTSATYARAARLALPNAVVVVDRFHLVALANKAVTDYRRELAWALRGRRGRKSDPEWGVFGLDRAPGLRPAAACRVR; from the coding sequence ATGGACCAGAGTAGTAGCTCGCTGCTGTTGGACATTGACGGGTTGGTCGTCGACCGGGTCGTCCGCAACGACGCCGGCCGACGGGTCGTGCACTGCTCGACCGACCCCCAACTGGCCGGCTGGTGCCCGGAGTGCGGTGAGCAGTCGAAGTCTCCGAAGGCGTGGGTGACGACCCGCCCGCGGGACGTCCGGCTCGGCGAGGACAAGCCGATCCTGTTGTGGCGCAAACGGAAATGGCGCTGCCAGGTCGACAGCTGCGAGCGGAAGGTGTTCACCGAATGCCTACCCGAGCAGATCCCCGCCCGGGCCCGGATCACCACCCGCGCCCGCCGGCTGGCGGCGGAAGCGATCGGCGACCACACCCGACCGGTGTCCGGCGTCGCGGCCGAGTTCGGCATGGACTGGCGCATCGCGCACGACGCGTTCGTCGCCCACTCTGCCGCGGTGCTCCCCGACGCGCCGCCGCCGGTCACCGTGCTGGGCGTCGACGAGACCCGCCGCGGCAAGGCCCACTACGAGACCGACCCGACCACCGGGGAGAAGACCTGGGTGGACCGCTTCGACACCGGCCTGGTCGATCTGAGCGGCAACGGTGGCCTGTTCGCACAGGTCAACGGCCGCACCAGCAAGGTCCTCATCGAGTGGCTGCAGGCGCAGGACCCGGACTGGCTCGCCACCATCACCCACATCTCGATGGACACGTCCGCGACGTACGCCCGCGCCGCCCGCCTCGCCCTGCCGAACGCCGTCGTGGTCGTGGACCGGTTCCACCTGGTCGCCCTGGCCAACAAGGCGGTCACCGACTACCGGCGGGAGTTGGCCTGGGCGCTTCGTGGCCGGCGGGGCCGCAAGAGCGACCCGGAATGGGGGGTCTTCGGACTTGATAGGGCTCCGGGCCTCCGACCTGCGGCGGCGTGTCGGGTGAGATGA
- a CDS encoding 30S ribosomal protein bS22, whose amino-acid sequence MGSVIKKRRKRMAKKKHRKLLRKTRVARRKAGK is encoded by the coding sequence ATGGGTTCTGTCATCAAGAAGCGTCGCAAGCGGATGGCCAAGAAGAAGCACCGCAAGCTGCTGCGCAAGACCCGGGTGGCGCGCCGCAAGGCCGGTAAGTAG
- a CDS encoding lysophospholipid acyltransferase family protein encodes MSGPEGPSVTGATGAPPARIAAVTRTNQHTLEREGGATVAGTDAPPPRGGREGTVSPQLPAAAGAGPAPVDPVGAAMSPESGESGWRRGLAGSLAFLRRRITGEYQVDDFGYDADFTDHVVVPPLKVLYEKWFRIETLGMENIPDSGGALLVANHSGTVAVDALMTAVAVREHHPVHRPLRMLGADLVFQTPVMGPIARKMGNTLACNPDAERLLSTGELVAVFPEGFKGVGKPYSQRYRLQRFGRGGFVTAAIKTGVPIIPVSIVGAEEIYPLIGNLKPLARALGFPYFPITPTFPWLGPLGAVPLPSKWIIEFGEPIPTTGFGDNAADDPMVVFNITDRVRETIQQTLYRLLLRRGHPFLG; translated from the coding sequence ATGAGCGGGCCCGAAGGCCCCTCGGTCACCGGGGCCACCGGGGCGCCGCCGGCGCGGATCGCCGCGGTCACCCGCACCAACCAACACACGCTCGAGCGGGAGGGAGGAGCCACCGTGGCCGGCACCGATGCGCCGCCGCCGCGCGGGGGACGGGAAGGCACCGTATCCCCGCAGTTGCCGGCGGCGGCCGGCGCCGGTCCCGCCCCCGTCGATCCCGTTGGCGCCGCGATGAGCCCCGAGTCCGGCGAGTCCGGGTGGCGGCGTGGCCTGGCCGGCTCGCTGGCCTTCCTGCGCCGGCGGATCACCGGCGAGTACCAGGTCGACGACTTCGGCTACGACGCCGACTTCACCGATCACGTGGTCGTCCCGCCGCTCAAGGTGCTCTACGAGAAGTGGTTCCGCATCGAGACTCTCGGGATGGAGAACATCCCGGACAGCGGCGGCGCGCTGCTGGTGGCCAACCATTCGGGCACCGTCGCGGTCGACGCGTTGATGACCGCGGTGGCCGTGCGCGAGCACCATCCGGTGCACCGCCCGCTGCGGATGCTGGGCGCCGACCTGGTCTTCCAGACCCCCGTCATGGGACCGATCGCCCGCAAGATGGGCAACACCCTGGCCTGCAATCCCGACGCCGAACGGTTGCTGTCGACCGGTGAGCTGGTCGCCGTGTTCCCGGAGGGCTTCAAGGGCGTCGGCAAGCCCTACTCGCAGCGGTACCGGCTGCAGCGCTTCGGTCGCGGCGGGTTCGTCACCGCGGCGATCAAGACCGGCGTGCCGATCATCCCGGTGTCCATCGTCGGCGCCGAGGAGATCTACCCGCTGATCGGCAACCTCAAGCCGCTGGCCCGCGCGCTGGGGTTCCCGTACTTCCCGATCACGCCGACCTTCCCGTGGCTGGGGCCGCTCGGGGCGGTGCCGCTGCCCAGCAAATGGATCATCGAGTTCGGCGAACCCATCCCGACCACCGGCTTCGGCGACAACGCCGCCGACGACCCGATGGTCGTGTTCAACATCACCGACCGGGTCCGCGAGACCATCCAGCAGACGCTCTACCGGCTGCTGCTGCGCCGCGGGCACCCGTTCCTGGGCTGA
- a CDS encoding antibiotic biosynthesis monooxygenase: MYARSTTFQARARSMDAGIDLLRAEVAPAFQAMPGCLGISMMADRLSGRCIVTSSWDSMTDMRASDAAVASMRTRAGVLLGGLPFVEEWEIAAMHRHHHCQQGACVRATWMHGAPADLERSIDVYRMVAMPAMESLDGFCSASLFVDRSTGRAVLSATYDSPELMMATRDSARELRMRTARDARVDILDVAEFDLLIAHLRVPEMA, from the coding sequence ATGTACGCACGCTCCACGACGTTCCAGGCCCGCGCGCGCTCCATGGACGCGGGCATCGACCTCCTGCGCGCCGAGGTCGCGCCCGCCTTCCAGGCCATGCCCGGATGCCTGGGGATATCGATGATGGCCGACCGCCTGTCCGGCCGGTGCATCGTCACCTCGTCCTGGGACTCGATGACGGACATGCGGGCCAGCGACGCGGCCGTGGCCTCGATGCGGACCCGGGCCGGCGTCCTGCTGGGTGGGCTGCCCTTCGTCGAGGAATGGGAGATCGCGGCCATGCACCGCCATCACCACTGCCAGCAGGGCGCGTGCGTGCGGGCCACCTGGATGCACGGCGCCCCGGCCGACCTGGAGCGCAGCATCGACGTCTACCGGATGGTCGCGATGCCGGCGATGGAGAGCCTGGACGGGTTCTGCAGCGCCAGCCTGTTCGTTGATCGCTCGACCGGCCGGGCCGTGCTCTCGGCCACCTATGACTCCCCCGAGCTGATGATGGCCACCCGGGACTCGGCGCGCGAGCTGCGCATGCGCACCGCCCGCGACGCCCGGGTGGACATCCTGGACGTCGCCGAGTTCGACCTGCTGATCGCCCACCTGCGGGTCCCCGAGATGGCCTGA
- a CDS encoding helix-turn-helix domain-containing protein → MRFLTVAEVATLMRVSRMTVYRLVHSGELPAVRVGRSFRVPERAVHDYLRTAFNDVG, encoded by the coding sequence ATGCGTTTCCTGACGGTGGCCGAGGTGGCCACCCTGATGCGGGTCTCCCGCATGACGGTGTACCGACTCGTGCATTCCGGCGAGCTGCCCGCGGTGCGGGTGGGTCGATCCTTCCGGGTGCCCGAGCGTGCGGTGCACGACTACCTGCGGACCGCGTTCAACGACGTCGGTTGA
- a CDS encoding NAD-dependent epimerase/dehydratase family protein, whose product MAGLIVLVTGVTRVIGSCLAGRLAAHPGVDRVIGVDAALPEPAARARMGAADFARVDIRNPLVARVIEAAGVDTVVHASASSTPASSAARTMAKEMNVLGTMQLLAACQRSESVRNLIVRSTGAVYGASSRDPAIFTEDMSARSVPSSGPGRDAIDIEAYVRGFGRRRPDVRIAVPRFAEIVGPTVVTPLTRYFSLSPAVPMVLGRDARLQFVHEQDAIGLLEHLALGSFAGTVNAAGDGTITLAQAIHRAGRIPLPVPSIGLDPLSRVMRTLHVGGFSPGQVKVLSAGRVMDTTRLRERVGFIPTFTTMQAFDDFAAGLRPVVTPEAVRRVEVRVASTLGVQPLPDTPMPGAAVEPADSVTDVLLAGPDRSAADDPADGARPRLVGIDGHAAGTPRRRRIR is encoded by the coding sequence ATGGCGGGACTGATCGTCCTGGTGACCGGGGTGACCAGGGTCATCGGGTCGTGCCTGGCCGGCCGGTTGGCCGCCCATCCGGGCGTCGACCGGGTCATCGGTGTCGATGCCGCGCTGCCCGAACCCGCCGCCCGGGCCCGCATGGGCGCGGCCGACTTCGCCCGGGTGGACATCCGAAATCCGTTGGTGGCCAGGGTGATCGAGGCAGCCGGCGTGGACACGGTGGTGCACGCCTCGGCGTCATCGACACCGGCATCGTCGGCGGCCCGGACCATGGCCAAGGAAATGAACGTCCTGGGCACCATGCAGCTGCTGGCGGCCTGCCAACGCTCGGAGAGCGTGCGCAACCTCATCGTCCGCTCCACCGGGGCGGTCTACGGGGCCTCCTCCCGCGATCCGGCGATCTTCACCGAGGACATGTCGGCGCGGTCCGTGCCCTCCTCCGGTCCGGGCCGGGACGCCATCGACATCGAGGCCTACGTCCGCGGCTTCGGCCGCCGGCGGCCCGATGTTCGCATCGCCGTGCCCCGCTTCGCCGAGATCGTCGGCCCCACCGTGGTCACGCCGCTGACCCGCTACTTCAGCCTGTCGCCGGCCGTGCCGATGGTGCTGGGCCGCGACGCCCGGCTGCAGTTCGTGCACGAGCAGGACGCGATCGGGCTGCTGGAGCACCTGGCCCTGGGCAGCTTCGCCGGCACCGTCAATGCGGCCGGGGACGGCACCATCACCCTGGCCCAGGCGATCCACCGGGCCGGACGTATCCCGTTGCCGGTGCCCTCGATCGGCCTGGACCCGTTGTCGCGGGTGATGCGGACCCTGCACGTGGGCGGCTTCTCGCCGGGCCAGGTCAAGGTGCTCTCGGCCGGCCGGGTGATGGACACCACCCGGCTGCGCGAGCGGGTCGGATTCATCCCCACGTTCACCACGATGCAGGCGTTCGACGACTTTGCCGCCGGACTGCGGCCCGTGGTGACCCCCGAAGCGGTGCGCCGGGTCGAGGTCCGGGTGGCGTCCACCCTGGGCGTGCAGCCGCTCCCGGACACCCCGATGCCGGGGGCCGCGGTCGAGCCGGCCGATTCGGTCACGGACGTGCTGCTGGCCGGGCCGGACCGCTCCGCGGCCGACGACCCGGCGGACGGGGCTCGGCCCCGGCTGGTCGGCATCGACGGGCACGCCGCGGGCACCCCGCGACGCCGGCGGATCCGATGA
- a CDS encoding ATP-binding cassette domain-containing protein, whose protein sequence is MSSPFTHSAAAVSADPAPPSPAGPPGTLTARDLTVGFGDRLVLDGIDLHVAPGRRVGVIGENGVGKSTLLRLLAAAAPPDSGSVEIAGTVGYLAQEPELVGTLGQVMAQALAPLHAAVDDVELLSDRLASDPAAAAAFAQRLEWAQAHDAWDADRRAELTLTSLGLGAVDPDRPVTELSGGQRSRLALAALLIADPDCLLLDEPTNHLDEAALDLLENHLVGRPGVLVAVSHDRAFLDRVCTDLFDLDPRAGGTDGRGGRRFGGTFTDYLEHRAAARRRWERTYADQQDRIARLRRAAAIDTDRIAHNRGPRDNDKFIYAFKGANVERAHARRVHQAEHRLAAAERAAVPPPPAPLTFSGALTGRPDGGSTDPEVVNVHELAVPGRVAVPTLVVPNGGRLLVTGANGSGKSSLLGVLAGRVAPSRGSVRVRARRVGLLEQEVSFPAPAESARAAFGRATGDRDPDGALLLAVGLLRAADLDVPVGRLSVGQRRRLALGILVALAPDLLLLDEPTNHLSLTLASELEEALGSAPGAVILASHDRWLRRRWTGPEFALTGAASAA, encoded by the coding sequence ATGTCATCTCCCTTCACCCATTCGGCTGCCGCTGTCTCGGCGGACCCGGCGCCACCGTCTCCCGCCGGCCCGCCGGGGACGCTGACCGCCCGCGACCTGACGGTCGGTTTCGGCGACCGCCTCGTCCTGGACGGCATCGACCTGCACGTCGCCCCGGGCCGGCGCGTCGGCGTGATCGGCGAGAACGGGGTGGGCAAGTCGACCCTGCTGCGGCTGCTGGCCGCGGCCGCCCCGCCGGACTCCGGATCGGTGGAGATTGCCGGAACCGTAGGCTATCTCGCCCAGGAACCGGAGCTGGTCGGCACGCTGGGCCAGGTGATGGCGCAGGCGCTGGCCCCGTTGCACGCCGCCGTCGATGACGTCGAACTGCTCAGCGACCGGCTCGCGTCCGATCCGGCCGCGGCGGCCGCGTTCGCGCAACGGTTGGAGTGGGCGCAGGCCCACGACGCGTGGGACGCCGACCGCCGGGCCGAGCTGACCTTGACCAGCCTGGGCCTGGGCGCGGTGGATCCGGACCGGCCGGTCACCGAGCTGTCCGGCGGGCAACGTTCCCGGCTGGCGCTGGCCGCACTGCTCATCGCCGACCCGGACTGCCTGCTGCTGGACGAGCCGACCAACCACCTGGACGAGGCGGCGCTGGACCTGCTGGAGAACCACCTGGTCGGCCGGCCCGGGGTGCTGGTGGCGGTCAGCCACGACCGGGCGTTCCTGGACCGGGTCTGCACCGACCTGTTCGACCTCGATCCGCGCGCGGGTGGCACCGACGGCCGTGGCGGGCGCCGGTTCGGCGGCACCTTCACCGACTACCTGGAGCACCGGGCCGCCGCCCGCCGCCGGTGGGAACGGACCTACGCCGACCAGCAGGACCGGATCGCCAGGCTGCGCCGGGCCGCCGCCATCGACACCGACCGGATCGCGCACAACCGGGGCCCCCGGGACAACGACAAGTTCATCTACGCATTCAAGGGGGCCAACGTCGAGCGGGCCCACGCCCGCCGGGTGCACCAGGCCGAGCACCGGCTGGCCGCCGCCGAGCGGGCGGCGGTGCCGCCACCGCCCGCGCCGCTGACCTTCTCCGGAGCGCTGACCGGCCGGCCCGACGGCGGCTCGACGGATCCCGAGGTGGTCAACGTGCACGAGTTGGCCGTGCCCGGCCGGGTGGCAGTGCCGACCCTGGTGGTCCCCAACGGCGGTCGTCTGCTGGTCACCGGGGCGAACGGGTCGGGCAAGTCCAGCCTGCTTGGCGTGCTGGCCGGGCGGGTGGCGCCGAGCCGCGGATCGGTCCGGGTGCGCGCCCGCCGGGTCGGGCTGCTGGAGCAGGAGGTGAGTTTCCCGGCGCCGGCCGAATCGGCCCGGGCCGCCTTCGGCCGGGCCACCGGGGATCGTGACCCCGACGGTGCGCTGCTGCTGGCGGTCGGGTTGCTGCGGGCCGCCGACCTGGACGTCCCGGTCGGCCGGCTCAGCGTCGGGCAACGTCGCCGGTTGGCCCTGGGCATCCTGGTCGCGCTGGCCCCGGACCTGCTGCTGCTGGACGAGCCGACCAACCACCTGTCACTGACGCTGGCCAGCGAGCTGGAGGAGGCGTTGGGCAGCGCGCCCGGCGCCGTCATCCTGGCCAGTCACGACCGGTGGCTGCGCCGCCGGTGGACCGGCCCCGAGTTCGCGCTGACCGGGGCTGCGTCTGCGGCATGA
- a CDS encoding HAL/PAL/TAL family ammonia-lyase: MDTETVLLGSAPTSIREIVAIAHGAPVALDERAIRAIDRTHRLLPTVLRSGSPVYGLNTGVGDLYTIVPDTHDPADAQLQMLRSHASGVGDPHDEAAVRAIMACTVRSLARGYSGVSVRLVQTLVDMLNRGVVPYAPSQGSVGYLTATAHIGLAVFGEGQAWFGGELLPGAEALRRAGLPGQAPGLREGHALISGTFEISGIGALAVGKVQTLIDVADVAGATSVEALRGNTRGFDARLQALRPHPGQVLTARRLRALLAGSEIIERFRDHRLQDPLSLRCIPQVHGAVRDCLDYVAGVVECEINSVTDNPVFVPGEDADGAPSLVALPGGNGHGAPVATALDCLAIAIAEMSTMSQARSDRLTNSHLSELPPFLVAGSGANSGFMIPPYVAAALAAENRAHAAPATVHTVSTCAGQEDHVSMGTTAAIKARRAAWNAGHILAVELLCAAQALDFHAPLRPGVGTGAAHAAIGGFFRSSQQWRSICGR; the protein is encoded by the coding sequence ATGGACACCGAGACGGTTCTGCTGGGTTCGGCACCCACCTCGATCCGGGAGATCGTGGCCATCGCCCACGGGGCACCGGTCGCGCTGGACGAGCGGGCCATCCGGGCGATCGACCGCACCCACCGGCTGCTGCCGACCGTGTTGCGGTCCGGCTCCCCGGTGTACGGCCTCAACACCGGGGTCGGCGACCTGTACACGATCGTGCCCGACACCCACGACCCGGCCGACGCCCAGCTGCAGATGCTGCGCAGCCACGCCAGCGGGGTGGGCGATCCGCACGACGAGGCCGCCGTGCGGGCGATCATGGCCTGCACCGTGCGCTCCCTGGCCCGCGGGTACAGCGGGGTCAGCGTGCGGCTGGTGCAGACGCTGGTCGACATGCTCAACCGGGGTGTGGTGCCCTACGCCCCGTCCCAGGGGTCGGTCGGTTACCTCACCGCCACCGCCCACATCGGCCTGGCCGTGTTCGGCGAGGGACAGGCCTGGTTCGGCGGCGAACTGCTGCCCGGGGCCGAGGCGCTGCGGCGGGCCGGCCTGCCCGGCCAGGCCCCCGGCCTGCGCGAGGGGCACGCGCTGATCAGCGGCACCTTCGAGATCAGCGGCATCGGCGCGCTGGCCGTGGGCAAGGTGCAGACCCTGATCGACGTGGCCGACGTGGCCGGGGCGACGAGCGTGGAGGCCCTGCGCGGCAACACCCGCGGCTTCGACGCCCGCCTGCAGGCCCTGCGGCCGCATCCGGGCCAGGTGCTGACGGCTCGCCGGCTGCGCGCGCTGCTGGCCGGCAGCGAGATCATCGAGCGGTTCCGCGACCACCGCCTGCAGGACCCGCTGAGCCTGCGCTGCATCCCGCAGGTGCACGGTGCCGTGCGCGACTGCCTGGACTACGTGGCCGGTGTGGTCGAGTGCGAGATCAACTCCGTCACCGACAATCCGGTCTTCGTGCCGGGCGAGGATGCCGACGGGGCGCCCTCACTCGTGGCGTTGCCCGGCGGCAACGGGCACGGCGCGCCGGTGGCCACCGCGCTGGACTGCCTGGCGATCGCGATCGCCGAAATGAGCACGATGTCGCAGGCCCGGTCGGACCGGTTGACCAACAGTCACCTGTCCGAGCTGCCGCCGTTCCTGGTCGCCGGGTCCGGGGCCAACTCCGGATTCATGATCCCGCCGTACGTGGCGGCGGCCCTGGCCGCCGAGAACCGGGCCCACGCCGCCCCGGCCACCGTGCACACGGTCTCCACCTGCGCCGGCCAGGAGGACCACGTCAGCATGGGCACCACCGCCGCGATCAAGGCCCGCCGCGCGGCCTGGAACGCCGGCCACATCCTGGCCGTCGAGCTGCTCTGCGCGGCGCAGGCGCTGGATTTCCACGCCCCCCTGCGCCCCGGGGTCGGCACCGGCGCGGCCCACGCCGCAATCGGCGGATTTTTTCGATCGTCGCAACAATGGCGGTCAATTTGTGGTCGATGA